Proteins encoded within one genomic window of Triticum aestivum cultivar Chinese Spring chromosome 2D, IWGSC CS RefSeq v2.1, whole genome shotgun sequence:
- the LOC123054399 gene encoding GDSL esterase/lipase At1g09390 isoform X1 produces MAAASARALAAAVSALLAAAVLLASPSPVAAEEGCTRRPVVFAFGDSNTDTGGTAAALGSYLPLPEGRTHFRRSTGRLCDGRLVMDYLCESLNMSYLSPYMEALGSDFGNGANFAIAGSGTMPRDRPFALHVQVQQFVHFKQRSLQLISHGEKAPVDAEGFRNALYLIDIGQNDLSAAFSSGLTYDHVVHHRIPAMLSEIQDAIVTLFYDGAKNFWVHGTGPLGCLPQKLAELRNDDDGGDLDDSGCLRTLNNASHEFNDQLSSVCHKLTSQLKGSTIVYTDVLSIKYDLVANHSGYGFEEPLMACCGYGGPPYNYNANVSCLDPGYRVCEDGGKFVSWDGVHYTDAANAVVAAKILSAEFSTPNVPFGYFCKT; encoded by the exons ATGGCAGCAGCGAGCGCTAGAGCCCTTGCTGCCGCGGTTTCAGCTCTCCTCGCGGCCGCTGTATtactcgcctcgccgtcgccggtcgCCGCGGAGGAGGGGTGCACGCGGCGGCCGGTTGTGTTCGCGTTCGGCGACTCGAACACGGACACGGGCGGCACCGCGGCGGCGCTTGGGAGCTACCTCCCGCTCCCGGAGGGCCGCACCCATTTCCGCCGCTCCACCGGACGGCTCTGCGACGGCCGCCTCGTCATGGACTACCTCT GTGAGAGCCTGAACATGAGCTACCTGAGCCCGTACATGGAGGCGCTGGGCTCCGACTTCGGCAACGGCGCCAACTTCGCCATCGCCGGCTCGGGCACCATGCCGCGTGACAGGCCCTTTGCTCTCCACGTCCAGGTGCAGCAGTTCGTCCACTTCAAGCAGCGCTCCCTCCAGCTCATCTCCCATG GCGAGAAGGCTCCGGTGGACGCGGAGGGTTTCCGGAACGCGCTCTACCTCATCGACATAGGGCAGAACGACCTCTCCGCCGCCTTCTCCAGCGGGCTGACCTACGATCACGTGGTCCATCATAGGATCCCGGCCATGCTATCTGAGATACAGGATGCTATTGTG ACTCTGTTCTACGATGGAGCCAAGAACTTTTGGGTCCATGGCACCGGTCCGCTGGGCTGCCTGCCCCAGAAGCTCGCCGAGCTCAGgaacgacgacgacggcggtgatCTCGACGACAGCGGCTGCCTCAGAACGCTCAACAACGCTTCCCACGAGTTCAACGACCAGCTCAGCTCCGTCTGCCACAAGCTTACGTCGCAGCTCAAGGGCTCCACCATCGTGTACACCGACGTCCTGTCCATCAAGTACGACCTCGTCGCCAACCACAGCGGCTACG GGTTTGAGGAGCCGCTCATGGCGTGCTGCGGCTACGGCGGGCCGCCTTACAACTACAACGCCAACGTGAGCTGCCTCGATCCCGGCTACCGGGTGTGCGAGGACGGCGGCAAGTTCGTCAGCTGGGACGGAGTGCACTACACCGACGCCGCAAACGCTGTCGTCGCGGCCAAGATTCTCTCGGCGGAGTTCTCCACTCCCAATGTGCCCTTCGGCTACTTCTGCAAGACATGA
- the LOC123054397 gene encoding pentatricopeptide repeat-containing protein At3g22150, chloroplastic yields the protein MAPTQCAVSPPPAPTNAANAAAAGGGGKGRTQLAVAQVKKLCKQGRLEQARRLLLDALPRPPPTLLCNVLLIAYVAAALPDHALRLYALLNHAARPAPRSDHYTYSCALTACARSRRLRLGRSVHAHLLRRARSLPDTAVLRNSLLNLYASCARYRHGRVDVVRRLFDAMPKKNVVSWNTLFGWYVKTGRPDEALEMFVRMLEDGVRPTPVSFVNVFPAAGSGDPSWPFLLYGLVIKHGVEYVNDLFVVSSAIGMFSEIGDMRSARIVFDRAAKKNIEVWNTMITGYVQNGQFSEAMDLFIQIVGSKEVPSDVVTFLSAVTAVSQSQDVRLGQQLHGYLMKGMHSTLPVILGNALVVMYSRCGNVQTAFELFDRLPEKDIVSWNTMITAFVQNDFDLEGLLLVYQMQKSGFIPDTVTLTAVLSAASNTGDLQIGKQSHGYLIRHGIEGEGLESYLIDMYAKSGRIDMAQTVFDGYGNNRDEVTWNAMIAGYTQGGQPEQAVLAFRAMIEAGVEPTSVTLASVLPACDPVGGGVCAGKQIHSFALRHSLDTNVFVGTALVDMYSKCGEISAAENVFGGMTEKTTVTYTTMISGLGQHGFGERALSLFYSMRDKGLKPDAVTFLAAISACNYSGLVDEGLSLYRSMETFGLSATPQHHCCIVDLLAKAGRVDEAYDFVESLGEDGNFIAIWGSLLASCKTQGKMELAAWATEKVLNIEKQYGHAGYNVLLSQLFAAEGNWSSADGLRKEMRLRGLRKEAGSTWIKVQSAALQDRSVERNQKQNCPENDHMFSMLDADTSYSTDAII from the coding sequence ATGGCTCCTACTCAGTGCGCCGTCTCACCGCCACCCGCCCCCACCAATGCCGCcaatgccgccgccgccggaggcggAGGCAAGGGCAGGACGCAGCTGGCGGTGGCGCAGGTGAAGAAGCTCTGCAAGCAGGGGCGGCTCGAGCAGGCGCGGCGGCTGCTGCTGGACGCGCTGCCGCGCCCGCCGCCGACGCTGCTCTGCAACGTGCTCCTCATCGCCTACGTCGCCGCCGCGCTCCCGGACCACGCGCTCCGCCTCTACGCGCTCCTCAACCACGCCGCCCGCCCCGCGCCCCGCTCCGACCACTACACCTACTCGTGCGCGCTCACCGcctgcgcccgctcccgccgcCTGCGCCTCGGGAGGTCCGTCCACGCGCACCTCCTCCGCCGCGCCCGCTCGCTCCCGGACACCGCCGTCCTCCGCAACTCGCTGCTCAACCTCTACGCCTCCTGCGCGAGGTACCGGCACGGCCGCGTCGATGTCGTCCGCAGGCTGTTCGACGCAATGCCTAAGAAGAACGTCGTTTCGTGGAACACCCTCTTTGGCTGGTACGTCAAGACGGGACGCCCCGATGAAGCCCTGGAGATGTTCGTGCGCATGCTGGAGGACGGCGTCAGGCCCACGCCGGTCAGCTTCGTGAACGTCTTcccggcggcggggagcggcgatCCCAGCTGGCCATTCTTGCTCTATGGTTTGGTGATAAAGCATGGGGTGGAGTATGTCAATGATCTCTTCGTTGTCAGCTCCGCAATCGGCATGTTCTCTGAGATTGGGGATATGCGGTCGGCTCGGATAGTGTTTGACCGTGCTGCCAAGAAGAACATTGAGGTTTGGAACACGATGATCACTGGGTACGTGCAGAATGGGCAGTTTTCTGAAGCCATGGATCTCTTTATCCAGATAGTGGGGTCAAAAGAGGTTCCGTCTGATGTTGTGACTTTCTTGTCAGCCGTCACAGCGGTGTCGCAGTCACAAGATGTCAGGCTGGGCCAGCAACTGCATGGCTACTTGATGAAAGGAATGCACAGCACACTGCCTGTGATACTAGGTAATGCGCTTGTCGTGATGTACTCGAGATGCGGCAATGTTCAGACTGCATTTGAACTGTTTGATCGGTTGCCAGAGAAGGACATTGTTTCCTGGAACACCATGATCACTGCTTTTGTGCAAAATGATTTTGACTTGGAGGGCCTGTTGCTCGTTTATCAGATGCAGAAATCAGGTTTCATTCCTGATACGGTGACATTGACTGCAGTGCTATCTGCAGCATCAAATACAGGAGACCTTCAGATTGGTAAACAGTCGCATGGGTATCTCATCAGGCATGGCATTGAGGGCGAAGGCTTGGAGAGCTATCTGATAGACATGTACGCCAAGTCTGGCCGCATAGACATGGCTCAGACAGTGTTTGATGGCTATGGGAATAACAGAGATGAAGTCACTTGGAATGCCATGATAGCAGGATACACACAGGGTGGCCAGCCTGAACAGGCAGTCTTAGCATTCCGGGCAATGATCGAGGCAGGTGTGGAACCTACTTCAGTGACACTTGCTTCAGTGCTTCCTGCCTGTGACCCCGTTGGAGGGGGTGTATGTGCAGGGAAGCAGATACATAGTTTTGCGCTGCGCCATTCTCTGGATACCAATGTCTTTGTAGGTACAGCTCTTGTCGACATGTACTCCAAGTGTGGGGAGATTTCTGCTGCAGAGAATGTCTTTGGTGGCATGACTGAGAAGACCACTGTCACCTATACGACAATGATCTCTGGTCTTGGCCAGCACGGTTTCGGCGAGAGAGCACTATCCCTCTTCTACTCGATGAGAGACAAGGGGTTAAAGCCTGACGCCGTGACCTTCCTGGCGGCCATTTCAGCATGTAATTACTCTGGACTCGTCGACGAAGGTCTTTCTTTGTACAGGTCAATGGAAACATTTGGGCTTTCAGCTACCCCTCAGCACCATTGCTGTATCGTGGATTTGTTGGCTAAAGCCGGGAGGGTGGACGAGGCATACGACTTTGTAGAAAGCCTGGGTGAGGATGGAAACTTCATTGCCATCTGGGGATCACTTCTTGCATCCTGCAAAACGCAGGGCAAGATGGAGTTGGCAGCATGGGCGACTGAGAAGGTGCTCAACATCGAGAAGCAGTATGGTCACGCAGGCTACAATGTTTTGCTGTCGCAGCTATTTGCTGCTGAAGGTAACTGGAGTAGCGCTGATGGTCTGAGAAAGGAGATGAGATTGAGGGGGTTGAGGAAAGAGGCTGGTTCTACTTGGATCAAAGTCCAGAGTGCAGCATTGCAGGACAGATCTGTGGAGAGAAACCAAAAGCAAAATTGCCCCGAAAATGATCACATGTTCTCGATGCTGGATGCAGATACTTCTTACAGTACAGACGCAATCATTTAA
- the LOC123054399 gene encoding GDSL esterase/lipase At1g09390 isoform X2 yields MAAASARALAAAVSALLAAAVLLASPSPVAAEEGCTRRPVVFAFGDSNTDTGGTAAALGSYLPLPEGRTHFRRSTGRLCDGRLVMDYLCESLNMSYLSPYMEALGSDFGNGANFAIAGSGTMPRDRPFALHVQVQQFVHFKQRSLQLISHGEKAPVDAEGFRNALYLIDIGQNDLSAAFSSGLTYDHVVHHRIPAMLSEIQDAITLFYDGAKNFWVHGTGPLGCLPQKLAELRNDDDGGDLDDSGCLRTLNNASHEFNDQLSSVCHKLTSQLKGSTIVYTDVLSIKYDLVANHSGYGFEEPLMACCGYGGPPYNYNANVSCLDPGYRVCEDGGKFVSWDGVHYTDAANAVVAAKILSAEFSTPNVPFGYFCKT; encoded by the exons ATGGCAGCAGCGAGCGCTAGAGCCCTTGCTGCCGCGGTTTCAGCTCTCCTCGCGGCCGCTGTATtactcgcctcgccgtcgccggtcgCCGCGGAGGAGGGGTGCACGCGGCGGCCGGTTGTGTTCGCGTTCGGCGACTCGAACACGGACACGGGCGGCACCGCGGCGGCGCTTGGGAGCTACCTCCCGCTCCCGGAGGGCCGCACCCATTTCCGCCGCTCCACCGGACGGCTCTGCGACGGCCGCCTCGTCATGGACTACCTCT GTGAGAGCCTGAACATGAGCTACCTGAGCCCGTACATGGAGGCGCTGGGCTCCGACTTCGGCAACGGCGCCAACTTCGCCATCGCCGGCTCGGGCACCATGCCGCGTGACAGGCCCTTTGCTCTCCACGTCCAGGTGCAGCAGTTCGTCCACTTCAAGCAGCGCTCCCTCCAGCTCATCTCCCATG GCGAGAAGGCTCCGGTGGACGCGGAGGGTTTCCGGAACGCGCTCTACCTCATCGACATAGGGCAGAACGACCTCTCCGCCGCCTTCTCCAGCGGGCTGACCTACGATCACGTGGTCCATCATAGGATCCCGGCCATGCTATCTGAGATACAGGATGCTATT ACTCTGTTCTACGATGGAGCCAAGAACTTTTGGGTCCATGGCACCGGTCCGCTGGGCTGCCTGCCCCAGAAGCTCGCCGAGCTCAGgaacgacgacgacggcggtgatCTCGACGACAGCGGCTGCCTCAGAACGCTCAACAACGCTTCCCACGAGTTCAACGACCAGCTCAGCTCCGTCTGCCACAAGCTTACGTCGCAGCTCAAGGGCTCCACCATCGTGTACACCGACGTCCTGTCCATCAAGTACGACCTCGTCGCCAACCACAGCGGCTACG GGTTTGAGGAGCCGCTCATGGCGTGCTGCGGCTACGGCGGGCCGCCTTACAACTACAACGCCAACGTGAGCTGCCTCGATCCCGGCTACCGGGTGTGCGAGGACGGCGGCAAGTTCGTCAGCTGGGACGGAGTGCACTACACCGACGCCGCAAACGCTGTCGTCGCGGCCAAGATTCTCTCGGCGGAGTTCTCCACTCCCAATGTGCCCTTCGGCTACTTCTGCAAGACATGA